The Limnospira fusiformis SAG 85.79 genomic interval ACCCAACTCGAAACGGTTGAAGCGATCGCGTGATGGGACAACTTCCGTGATTAAAAAACCGAGAGTCTGGCGGCCCTTTGGTTTAGTCGCCCCCATTTACTGGCTTTGTACCGGAAAACGCCACCCGGAACTCGATCGCGACTAATGCGATATTCCCGATGTCCTCATTTGCAATCTTTTCACAGCCATGACGATGATCTACATTCACGAATTTAGTACCGGAATTGAAGTGAAACGAACTTCCGATGGAGGGTGGGAATCGGGGGGATTTACCGGAAAGTACATGAATTGTACCCGTGAAATTCCCCCGGAGATATTAAATGCCATTTCTAGTGGCGAATTTTCCTTGTCAGAAGGGGGCCTCCAAGATCATCCGGCGATAGTGGGGCGACAAGTCGGGGGATATTCCGTGGTAGCCGTCGTCAGCCGGGGACGGGACGATCGCGGGCGGGGCCTATCGCTATACCGCTATTTTTGGTGTGAGGGAAAGGACTATATCGAAGCAATTTTGCGATCGATGATTTCGCGATCGTCGAATAAAGTTGATCCTCTCGTCTTCGATCCCGATTACCAACCCCCGTCAACCGGATACCCTTTCAACCCGGATTCACAGCCTGTTTCATTAGATAAATTGGCAGAATATTTAGACTCATCGCCACCCATCGTTATTCCCCATAAACAACGCTGTACGCATTTGATATTAAACGAGATAGCGAAACGACAAGGCCAGGACTATTCTTGGGCTTATAATGTAGCGGCCTTAGAAAATCCCTGGTATTTCCAAGTAATTTATCCCGCCAGTTCCGAAGCGGAAAACAATTTCAAGGAAGTTTTAGCCCGTCGTCCCCGTGATTCCGTATTTATCTCTGGGGAAGCGGGGATTAAAACCGCGATCAAAGCCATCATAAAAGGTCGCGTCAAACCCGAACACATAAACAGCTTGGAAATCGCTTTAGCCCATCCCCAAATCGATGCTCAATTTTGGAACAAACTCTTAGATGGTCTAGGAGCATCCAAAGCCTACAAAGACAAAATATACTCCGAACCGATGGTTAGGCTGTTGACCTTAAAAGCCCTACTGATACCGAAATTCTTGCCCGACTTTTTGATTTGGATACAAACCGCCCCCAAGCCGGATGACTGTTGGGAATCTTGCCGGAAATTGCAGGCATCGATTGTCACAGAGTACCAAAAGAATATCCACGGCTTGCCATGTCTGACTCGAAATGTTAAGGACGGAATTTATAGTCTTCTCTCGCGCTTAATCACCAAACCAAAATCCTCCAAATCCGACAGCAAAATTCAACATAAACTCCGTGGTTTAGTGCATTCCAAATTTGATATACCACAACTTGTTAAAGCGACTAAATTATTACTCACCCAAAAGGATGGGTTTTGGTCGCAGGTTTACCGCGTGTCTTTCACCAAAGATTTGGCAGATGCTCTCACCCAAATACCAGATTTATCGGAACCAGGAGTCATCAAAGATTACCCAGAAGAACAGCAGAAATTCTTAACAAATTTACAGCCTTTTTGGAGATATCCCGGCAAAACTGACAAGAACTATTTATCCTTAGCTCAATTCTTTGAAGAAGTGGAGGAGCCACATTTCGCCGCCATTTTTTATCAAATATCAACGGGTAACGTTCCTGCAAATATATTTTACAGCCTATCTCGAAAGGGCAATGTTAAAAAAGGAACATTGTTCGAGATGAAGCTAATTCGCCAAAAGGGATTGCTCGACCATATCCATTCTGCTTTAGATGCAGGGATTTATTTTGTCACAGAAAATTTAATATTGATTATAAGAAGGATGGTAATAGGTTTATTATTAGGTACAATAGGATTAATAACAATATTGTTAATAAGTAGTTTGTTGATATCTCTGTATGAGAAGGATTTGCAGGCAAGTATGGACGAGAAAATAGCCGCTCTAGAGGAGGAATTAAAATCTGCACAGGCATCAACAACAGACACGAAGAACCAAGAGACTTGGACGGAAATTAGTCCTGAAAATCAAGAACGTTTTAACAGAACACATAAGGCAATCAAGGCAATGATTACTAATTTAACTGATTACATAAATCAACTACCACCAAACACTCTAAATAGCATAGGTATTCCCGAGAATGTACAGGATAATAACGAGTATATAGTTTTATTTTGTGTCAGAAAAATATTAGGAATCGACCAAAACTTACAATATGGAGAAATCCGTCAATATAACGAAAGATGGCAAAAATTTAGTGACGCAATTTGGAAGTATCAGGAAAAAAAAGGAGCAAATACTCCTGATGGCGTGATTGATAAAGATGGTCGAACACAAAGATGGTTGGAGGAAGATATCAGAAATCAATGCTTAAACCAAGATGGAGGCTAAAATATGTTAATGATTTTACAGACAGGATGCCTGTGCTATGGGGTTCGATTGGTTAACGGAAACAGTACATTATGACACTCTCTGTTTATATGCTTGATTCTCCATTTAATTTGGATAAAAATGAGATTAAAAAGGCGGTCAAAGCTATCATGAATTTCCGCACACAACCGGAATACATAAACAGCTTGGAAATCGCTTTATTTCATCCCCAAATGGATGCTCAATCTTGGAACAAACTCTTAGATAGTCGAGGAGCATCCAAAGCCTACCAAGACAAAATATACTCCGAACCGATGGTTAGGCTGTTGACCTTAAAAGCCCTACTGATACCGAAATTCTTGCCGGAATTTTTGATTTGGATGCAAACCGCCCCCAAGCCGGATGACTGTTGGGAATTTTGCCGGAAATTGCAGGCATCGATTGTCACAGAGTACGAAAAGAATATCCACGGCTTGCAATGTCTGACTCGAAATGTTAAGGACGGAATTTATAGTCTTCTCTCGCGCTTAATCACCAAACCAAAATTCTCCCCATCCGACAGCAAAATTCAACATAAACTCCGTGGTTTAGTGCATTACAAATTTGATATCCCAAAACTTGTTAAAGCGACTAAATTATTACTCACCCAAAAGGATGGGTTTTGGTCGCAGGTTTACCGCGTGTATTTCACCAAAGATTTGGTATATGCTCTCACCCAAATACCAGATTTATCGGAACCAGGAGTCATCAAAGATTACCCAGAAGAAAAGCATAACTTCTTAACAAATTTACAGCCTTTTTGGAGATATCCCGGCAAAACTGACAAGAACTATTTATCCTTAGCTCAATTCTTTGAAGAAGTGGGGCAGCCAGATTTCGCCGCCATTTTTTATCAAATCTCAACCGGTGAGGTTCCTGCAAATATATTTAGCCAAGTATTTCCCAGAAGACATATTAAACAAGGCAACCTGTTTGAGATGATGCTAATTCGCAAAAAGGGATTGCTCGACCATATCCATTCTGCTTTATATGGGGATACTTATTTGGTCACAGACAATTTAAGATTGATTATAAGAGGGATGGTAATAGGTTTATTATTAGGTGCAATAGTATTAACAACAATATTGTTAATAAATAGTTTGTTGATATCTCTGTATGAGAAGGATTTGCAGGCAAGTATGGACGAGAAAATAGCCGATCTAGAGGAAAAATTAAAATCTGCACAGGCATCAACAACAGACACGAAGAACCAAGAGACTTGGACGGAAATTAGTCCTGAAAATCAAGAACGTTTTAACAGAACACATGAGGCAATCAAGGCAATGATTACTAATTTAACTGATTACATAAATCAACTACCACCAAACACTCTAAATAGCATAGGTATTCCCGAGAATGTACAGGATAATAACGAGTATATAGTTTTATTTTGTGTAAGACAAATATTAGGAATCGACCACAACTTTCAATATGGAGAAATCGGTAAATATAACGAAAGATGGCAAGAATTTAGTGACGCAATTAAGGAATATCAGAAATCCAAAGGAGCAAATACTCCTGATGGCGTGATTGAGAAAGATGGTCGAACACAAAGATGGTTGGAGGAAGATATCAGAAATCAATGCTTAAACCCAGATGGAGGCTAAAATATGTTAATGATGTTACAGACAGGATGCCTGTGCTATGGGGTTCGATTGGTTAACGGAAAGGGTGCATTATGAGACTCTATTTCTATATACTGGCTGGTCTAATATCTGCTTTGCTGGGGTGGAATATCGCCCAGGTGTTCCTTAGCGATTTCGGCTGGCTGCAAGGGTTTCCGGAAATTGTCTTGTTTCCCTGCATGGCGATTTCCCTGGCAATTGGCAGCGTCACCAACGAGATTTTTATCAGTAACCCCACCCGTCCTAAACTGAGTGTACGGATGCTGCGAGTTCCGCTGATGTTGGCGTTTATGGTGGGACTGATAGCGGGGGGAATAGCGGGGGGTATTTCCCAAATTCTGTTCGACCCTAGCCTGGCAATTCCGCCGGTGATAATTCGGGTGTTTGGTTGGTTGGTGGTGGGAGGTTCGGTGGGTTTGGCTGAGGGGTTGAGTTGGCGGTTTCATAGCCTGGAGGCGGGAAACCCCAAACGCTTTTACCTGCGCCTATTTATCAGTATTTTGGCGGCGAGTATTGCCAGTCTCATCGCGGCGGGTATTTTTGAGCTGATGCGTTTGCTAAGGCTGATGCCAGCGGCTTTTAAACCCTACGAAGACCCGTTGGGGTTTGCAGTGTTGGGGTTGTGTTTGGGTGTGGCATTTGCCATCACGAATGCTTCCCCCACTTACCTGCCGGCTTTGAGGGCGGGAAGCGGATTTGAGTACCAGGAAGAAGATCACCAAGATATTTCTGTTTTGGATGAGGACAGCGAAGATGATGATCCGAAAATCAATTCCTCGATGCTGCGATTTATTACTTATCGATCGCACGACGAATTTGATGATGATGAAAAAATCGAAGAAGGGATGTCAATCGAACTACCCAGGCGGGGCATGATTCGGATCGGTTCTTCTGTAAAATCAGAAAACAAAGCGGATATTTATCTGCCCCATCTGCTCCCGTACCTGGCAAATATTAAAATCGAAGGAAACCGGGCTTTTTTAACGCCCCATAAGAGACAATTCCTGAAAATTGCGATTAACGGAACCAAGCTGAGATCTCGACGTAAAGTTTCACTAAAACACAACTATGTTATTACATTCTATACCGAACCATCCGAAAGTTTTAAAGTCCCGAAATTCTACCGGTTTGTATTTTATAATCGCTTTTTCGATCCGATGGCTTAGTGGTAGTGCGATCGCATTGATGATCGCGTCCCCAGTTTTCGGACAAACGGCGGAAATTGTGGGTCGTCCGAGGATAAACAATGACAATGTTACCCTGCGCCTGCAAGTCAGGGATGAGAGAGGTCGTCCGGTCATGCAATTGCAGGAGTCGGATTTTCAAGTGATTACAGATGATGAACCCGTCGGGATCAAATCTTGGCAAAGTCCCCAAGAAAGCACCCCTCCTCCGGCTTGGATTGTGGTTTTAGTTGACTTGACTGGGAGTATGAACGAACTCGATACAAGTGGAAAGCGAAGAATAGATGGTGCCCTGGAGGCGACGCGACGATTTTTAGAACAAATGAGCGATCGCGGTGGTGATACGAAGGTGGCGATCGTTCCGTTTGGGAAAGGTGGCGCAAACTGTCCGGGTTTCGAGGTGACACAGCGGGGGATTGACTCCAGATTTTTCCCGGCGAATGATATCAAACAAACCAACTTTCTGGATTATCTGGCGGCGCAAACACTTTGTGCAGCTACGGATATTTACGGTCCGTTGTCAGAAGCGATCCGAGTCCTGGGAAATCGGCAAGATCCACGGTTTTACGTTCCGGAAGATTCGGGTAGACCGGAACCTCGGCTATCGGTGATTCTCCTCTCGGACGGCTTCCACAATCAACCGAACGAACAACAAGATTTCGATAATTTAATTACCTTACTGGAGAGAAATAATAACATCATTGTTCACACTCTCGGCTATGGCTTAACCCCCCAACAGGTGGGGCAAAAATATAACTTGGGACGAGCGGCAACTCGAGCTGATGCTGATAAAAATCCCCAATTGGCAAGGGACTTTGTTGATCCTGAACGCCTGCAGACCATTGCGGCAATAACAGGAGGAATTGCGGAATTTTCGGGAAACGCCAATGACATTGCCAGGAACTTGCAACTTTTCCTAGATTCCCTGTTGGGAGAATACGAGATTGTTTTCCAGCAACCGAACGCGGAACGGGGAACGCAACACGAAGTTTTGGTACAAGTGACGGTTAATAATCAGCAAATCAAGACGCCACCGAAAACTTACACGATGATGGTTTTTGGGCGATCGCTTCCCCAGAAAACACGCTTAATTATGACTGGTATCCTCTTATTGGTGCTGATTTTGGGAGGGGTTATCCCTTTCTTGAGCTGGAGCAATTATATGAAAAGAGAGGCGGAGCATGATTTTTGATGATGGTTTCTATATTGTTACTTGACAATCTCAGGATAACTGTATAAAATGGGTATCATAACAAAAACAAATCAGACCGTGAAATGCTTTAAATATCGCTTAGGTTTTTTCCTGTTGAGCGGTGGGTTATTGGTGGGCTGCGAGGCTGTCTCGGAGGTGTTGCCAAGGGAGGTATTAAACCATCTCCCTAAGAGTCTGACTAACTCGTTAGAATGTCCGGAGATGCCCCGTGGTTCTTTGTCGAATCCAGAGGCGATCGCCATAGATAGCCAAAACTTTCAAGGAACGGGAATTGTGCGATCGGGTGAGGATACTGGTTTTGTGTTTTCGGGTGAAAAAGGCAAACTATTAAGTTATCGCTATAATGAGGGAGTGTGTGTTTGGATTTACGCCCCAGATAACAGTTTAGTATTGGGTAATGAATTACCTCTTAATGGGAGGTATACGGTTCATGTCGCCTCACTCGGAGGAACCAGAAATTTCGAGATAGAAATGAGTTTGTCGGCTCCAGTGGCAGCAGTACCACCACCGGCACCGGCACCGGCACGGACAGCGACACCGACAGCGACACCGACAGCGACACCGGCACCGACACCGACAGCGACCCAGACACGCACATCAACGGCAAGACAAAGACCGGAAAGAACTGCCAATGATACTGGTCGCGCGCCTAGACCTCAGAGGCAAGAAACAGCGATCGCACCCTTTAGGCGATCGGATTTTCCGAAATCAAGTTGTGGCGATCGACTGCCAACTAATCGGGCAGACTATCCAATTAGATTTTATCCGGTAAACGTTCCTGATAGTGAAAGTAACTTACAAAGAACAAAAGCGATTTTTTGTAGAGATGCCTATCGAAGATATCGTCATGCCAATGATGATTATCTGATTCAAGTTGCCTCATTTAACAGTCGTTCAAGGGCGGAGGCTTTTGCCAGAATGGTTAACGAACAAGTCTCAGGAGCAAGTGTTGGAGTAGCGAGTGTAATCAATGCACCTTGATTGAGACTGAATGAGTCGATAGCCCAGATCAACCCTATAAAATATATGGAAATCCGGGGATTAAATGCCATGATAATTAAGTTAAAGCTACTAATGCGGTTGTTCTCGATCCTATTTGTAGGAGGATTATGGGGCTGCGAGGCTGTCTCGGAGGTGTTGCCAAGGGAGGTATTAAACCATCTCCCTAAGAGTCTGACTAACTCGTTAGAATGTCCGGAGATGCCCCGTGGTTCTTTGTCGAATCCAGAGGCGATCGCCATAGATAGCCAAAACTTTCAAGGAACGGGAATTGTGCGATCGGGTGAGGATACTGGTTTTGTGTTTTCGGGTGAAAAAGGCAAACTATTAAGTTATCGCTATAATGAGGGAGTGTGTGTTTGGATTTACGCCCCAGATAACAGTTTAGTATTGGGTAATGAATTACCTCTTAATGGGAGGTATACGGTTCATGTCGCCTCACTCGGAGGAACCAGAAATTTCGAGATAGAAATGAGTTTGTCGGCTCCAGTGGCAGCAGTACCACCACCGGCACCGGCACCGGCACGGACAGCGACACCGACAGCGACACCGACAGCGACACCGACAGCGACACCGACAGCGACACCGACACGGACAGCGACACCGACACCGGCACCGACACCGACAGCGACACGGACAGCGACACCGACACCGACACCGACACCGGCACCGACACCGACACCGACACCGACAGCGACCCAGACACGGACAGCGACACCGACAGCGACCCAGACACGGACAGCGACACCGACTCAAACTCAAACTTCTAGGAATTCTCCCCAGATAGACTTGACCCAGGAGCAAGCGGTAACGTTAGTGAATAGATGGTTGAGTTCTAAAGGGCGTATTTTTGCGGCTCCTTTCGATCTTCAGTTAGTTCGCCAATATACTTCCGGTCCTTTATATAAAAATATTACACAACCTAATGGTTCGATAGATTGGCTTCGCAAAAATAACTCGTATTACACCTATCGGGAATCAAAAGTGATCAATGTTGTTTCTTTTTCGGTTTCCGGCTCTCGTCCAGAATTAATCGTTACTGTCTACGAAGATCGAACATTCCATACACCAAGGGGAATTGATTCGCGTCTATCTGGTGCGAGTAAAGGGAACTATCGATATTGGTTTGTCAAGGATAACGGACGGTGGAAAATTTACGAAAGACAAGCAGTAAATTGATATGGCAATTGCTCCGGGGAATACGATGGCTGAGACTTGAAAATCAAATTAATTTCATTTTTTAAACTTGGAAACAACCATGATAAATATAACAATGATTACCAAAAAAATATATAAACCGCTGCTATTCGGAGTCTGTGGGGGAGCCGGATGTTTGCTGGGGGCGCTAATTTTCGGTGAAATATGGCTGTATCTAACTCGACAACCTCCGGGGTTTCTCACCAAGCCTAAAGCGGTGGTCCTGCTGATAGACACATCTGGAAGTATGAGCGGCCAAAAACTGCGGGAGGTGCAAACGGCGGCATCGGAATTTGTGAGCCGACAAAACCTGAAACGCCATGATTTAGCTGTGGTAGAATTTTCCAGCCGGGCGAGTGTGGTGGCAGATTTTACCCGCAATGAAACGGAACTACAACAGGCGATCGCTCGCCTTTCCGCCAGGGGAGGAACTAACCTCAGCGAAGGCTTCAACCTGGCAACTTCTGTCCTCCAAAATAGCGATCGCACTCCCAATATCTTACTCTTTACCGACGGCGTACCCAACAATCCGCCGATGGCCGCATCCATCGCCCAACAAATCCGAGCCTCCGGAATTAATTTGGTAGCGGTGGGAACGGGAGACGCACAAATCAACTACTTAACCGCTCTAACTGGCGATCCAGATTTGGTGTTTTATGCCAACTTCGGCGACCTTGATCGTGCCTTCCGGGGGGCAGAAAAAGCGATATATGGACAACAATTGGTCGAGTCGGATGAAAGCGGTAATTATGGCTTCTTTTTCGGTGTTTTTCGTATAGGCGTATGGACGGGATTTTTGGCGATCGGAACTTCCCTCGCCTTGATTATCGGACAAAATTACACCCTGCGTCGTCGCCTCCTCTCTTTTCAAGAAGGGAGTTGGGGAGGTGGGGGTGGTTTGGTGGCTGGATTCGTCGGGGGAGCCGTCGGTCAAGTGGTGTTTCTTCCCAGTGGTTACCTTCCGGTTTTGTCGGTGGTGGCTCGGCTGACGGGGTGGACGGTACTGGGAACCCTCGTCGGCGGTGGAATGTCTCTATTTGTGCCTAATCTACCTCGGAAAAATGCGCTGATAGCGGGGTCGGTGGGAGGTGTTTTTGGTTCTTTAAGTTTTCTGGTTTTTGAATCTGTGACGGGGGTGATTTTAGCGCGTTTGGCAGGGGCGACGATTTTGGGATTTTGTATCGGTTTGGCGATCGCCTTGAGCGAACAATTTTACAGTTCCTTGTCCGGTTCTGTAGTGCTGTTGGTTCACTGGAATAACCAAGAATGTACGATGGTTGCTTTGGGAGAAAAGCCCATCGAAATCGGCAGTTCCCGAAATGCCCATGTTTACTTATCAAAAGATGCCGGATTTCCGGCAGAATTTGCCAAAATTTTCCTAGAAAATGGTAAAATTATCTTAGAATTTGAC includes:
- a CDS encoding VWA domain-containing protein; the encoded protein is MIASPVFGQTAEIVGRPRINNDNVTLRLQVRDERGRPVMQLQESDFQVITDDEPVGIKSWQSPQESTPPPAWIVVLVDLTGSMNELDTSGKRRIDGALEATRRFLEQMSDRGGDTKVAIVPFGKGGANCPGFEVTQRGIDSRFFPANDIKQTNFLDYLAAQTLCAATDIYGPLSEAIRVLGNRQDPRFYVPEDSGRPEPRLSVILLSDGFHNQPNEQQDFDNLITLLERNNNIIVHTLGYGLTPQQVGQKYNLGRAATRADADKNPQLARDFVDPERLQTIAAITGGIAEFSGNANDIARNLQLFLDSLLGEYEIVFQQPNAERGTQHEVLVQVTVNNQQIKTPPKTYTMMVFGRSLPQKTRLIMTGILLLVLILGGVIPFLSWSNYMKREAEHDF
- a CDS encoding ARC6/PARC6 family protein; amino-acid sequence: MIIKLKLLMRLFSILFVGGLWGCEAVSEVLPREVLNHLPKSLTNSLECPEMPRGSLSNPEAIAIDSQNFQGTGIVRSGEDTGFVFSGEKGKLLSYRYNEGVCVWIYAPDNSLVLGNELPLNGRYTVHVASLGGTRNFEIEMSLSAPVAAVPPPAPAPARTATPTATPTATPTATPTATPTRTATPTPAPTPTATRTATPTPTPTPAPTPTPTPTATQTRTATPTATQTRTATPTQTQTSRNSPQIDLTQEQAVTLVNRWLSSKGRIFAAPFDLQLVRQYTSGPLYKNITQPNGSIDWLRKNNSYYTYRESKVINVVSFSVSGSRPELIVTVYEDRTFHTPRGIDSRLSGASKGNYRYWFVKDNGRWKIYERQAVN
- a CDS encoding vWA domain-containing protein; translation: MINITMITKKIYKPLLFGVCGGAGCLLGALIFGEIWLYLTRQPPGFLTKPKAVVLLIDTSGSMSGQKLREVQTAASEFVSRQNLKRHDLAVVEFSSRASVVADFTRNETELQQAIARLSARGGTNLSEGFNLATSVLQNSDRTPNILLFTDGVPNNPPMAASIAQQIRASGINLVAVGTGDAQINYLTALTGDPDLVFYANFGDLDRAFRGAEKAIYGQQLVESDESGNYGFFFGVFRIGVWTGFLAIGTSLALIIGQNYTLRRRLLSFQEGSWGGGGGLVAGFVGGAVGQVVFLPSGYLPVLSVVARLTGWTVLGTLVGGGMSLFVPNLPRKNALIAGSVGGVFGSLSFLVFESVTGVILARLAGATILGFCIGLAIALSEQFYSSLSGSVVLLVHWNNQECTMVALGEKPIEIGSSRNAHVYLSKDAGFPAEFAKIFLENGKIILEFDSALSQHPKFGKMKRFRQELNDGDRRQFGDIILEVQERL